From Xenopus tropicalis strain Nigerian chromosome 3, UCB_Xtro_10.0, whole genome shotgun sequence, the proteins below share one genomic window:
- the szl gene encoding sizzled precursor, with protein sequence MTGVFLLLSASMLACAAAFDIGLSTKCVSIPKEMAMCNDIGYSEMRLPNLMGHTSMAEVVPKSAEWQNLLQTGCHPYARMFLCSLFAPVCLDTFIQPCRSMCVAVRDSCAPVLACHGHAWPESLDCDRFPAGEDMCLDTLSKEYQYSYKELPKPSCQGCPLIEDFFSHKTVLEAFCDNNFAVKVKLAKKKTTSGIYVYETEGPVEFIKQGLLLPYDTRTMIEQWLLINENCAQRLIRNRPTVYVIAGDIHHGKVSVNRVFHWQKKDSQLTLATRRWRHHKC encoded by the exons ATGACTGGAGTCTTCCTGCTCCTCTCCGCCTCCATGCTGGCCTGCGCCGCCGCCTTTGACATTGGATTATCCACTAAGTGCGTCTCCATTCCAAAAGAGATGGCCATGTGCAATGACATCGGCTACTCGGAGATGAGACTGCCGAACCTGATGGGACACACTAGCATGGCAGAAGTCGTGCCCAAGTCAGCAGAGTGGCAGAACCTCCTACAGACCGGCTGTCACCCATATGCCAGGATGTTCCTATGCTCCCTCTTCGCCCCAGTCTGCCTGGATAC GTTCATCCAGCCCTGCCGCAGCATGTGTGTTGCTGTAAGAGACAGTTGTGCCCCAGTTCTGGCATGTCATGGGCACGCCTGGCCTGAGAGCTTAGACTGTGACAGGTTCCCAGCTGGGGAAGACATGTGCCTGGACACCCTCAGCAAAGAGTATCAGTACTCCTATAAAG AATTGCCAAAGCCAAGCTGCCAGGGCTGCCCACTAATTGAGGATTTTTTTTCACACAAGACAGTTTTGGAAGCTTTCTGTGACAATAACTTTg CTGTGAAAGTGAAATTGGCAAAGAAGAAAACAACTTCAGGAATCTATGTATATGAGACAGAAGGCCCAGTTGAGTTCATTAAACAAGGTCTGCTCCTTCCATATGACACACGTACCATGATTGAGCAGTGGCTGCTAATTAATGAGAACTGTGCTCAGAGGCTGATACGGAACAGACCCACAGTGTATGTTATTGCTGGTGACATCCATCATGGCAAGGTTTCAGTCAACAGAGTTTTCCACTGGCAGAAAAAGGACTCTCAGCTGACATTGGCTACAAGGAGGTGGAGACACCATAAATGTTGA